AGACTGTCCGGGGCATGCGGACAGTCTACGTGCGCATAGTGACGCTTATCCGTCTCGTATTCTATGTGCGCCGTCGCTATCGTGATGCCCCGCTCACGCTCCTCCGGCGCCTTGTCTATCTCCTCAAACGCCGTCGCCCGCGCTTTGCCCTCCTTCGCCAAAATATACGTGATCGCACTGGTCAACGTCGTCTTCCCATGGTCTACGTGCCCTATCGTCCCTACGTTCACATGCGGCTTCGTCCGCTCAAATCTCTGCTTCCCCATCTTCGCTTACCTCCTGAACCGCAAAGGAATAGCCTCCGAGGAGCGGTTCTGCCCGAATTACCGGACCATATTGTAACTTATCCCCGGTTGGGCTGTCAAACCGGCCTGGGCTCACTGCTTCCCGCTCTCTCCTTGCGGTAGCCCCGTCTCCCTGCGGTATCCCGCCCGCCGGCAATAACCCGTCAGAGCCGGTACCGGGCAGCCGGCTGGCGGCTTCGCCCGTCTTCGGCGGCCCGCCCGGCCCGCTTTGGCAGAGCGGCGCGTACCGCGATCCAAGGCGCCGCAGGGTCCGCAGCGCTTGACTCTGCCCGGGCAACGTGCTATAATGCCTTTCGGCAAGTGGAGGGGTTCCCGAGTGGCCAAAGGGGGCAGACTGTAAATCTGTTGGCGCCGCCTACGCTGGTTCGAATCCAGCCCCCTCCACCAGACAATGATTGCGGGGTGGAGCAGCTGGTAGCTCGTCGGGCTCATAACCCGAAGGACGGTGGTTCAAATCCATCCCCCGCAACCACGCCCACATAGCTCAGTCGGCAGAGCGTCGCCTTGGTAAGGCGGAGGTCACCGGTTCAATCCCGGTTGTGGGCTCCAGCGGTGGTTCTTATTCAGGGCCGGACTGCACCTGTGGTCCGGCTTCTTGCTTTTCTTATCGGCTCGGGCGGCCCGAGGGAACCATCTCGGCCTGCCGCAACCGCGCGGTCGAGCGCCGGGCTCTGGCGCGCTCCTTAAGTACGGGTACTGCCCACCTCACGTAAAGCCAGCCAGCCACTACCGTCCCCGCCAGATACGCCAGGGCGGCGAGGTCCTGGCCGAGCACCGCCGCGGCCAGAAGCCCGAAAACCACTACCACCACCCAAGGAAGCAGCCTGCCCGCGGGTACCCGGTAGGGCCTCGGAGCGTCCGGCTCCCGGCGCCTCAAGGCCCATACCGCCAGGGCGGCCAGCACGTAGATGAGGGCCTCGGTAGCCGCCCCTACGTTTACCAGCACCAAATACCTCCGCGTGAGATACACCGTAATGGAGACCACCAGGGCAAAGGCAAAAACCGCCAGGATGGCCGTCCAGGGGGTGAAGTAGCGCCGGTTTATCCGGGCCAGGGCCGAGGGCAGCACGTGCTCCCGCGCCGAGGCGTAGATAAAGCGGGAGAGGCTCAACAGGCCGGCATTAAAGGTGGTGACACTGGCGGCGAGGCTGAGAGCGACCATCCAACCCACTCCGAGTTTGCCCAGCAACCGCTCGGCGAAAAGCAGCTGCGGCGCCGGGGTGGCCGAAAGCAGGTCGGGATCAACAGTGCTGCTCATGCCCACGGTGAACAGAGCGTAAGTAACGCTGAGTAATCCGATGGCCAAAAACATCCCCCGGGAAATCAACTTGATCTTCGTAACTTCCTCCGCCAGGGGAGTAACCCATTCAAAACCGATGAAAAGAAATACTCCCAGGGCTACGGCATTGATCAGGTTCACCGCTCCGCCGGTAACCAAGGGCTCGGGAACCGAGAAGCCCTGACGGCCTAGAGCCAGGAAGGCGAAAAACAACAACGAGGAAACCAGACTGTAGGTCACTACGTCCTGAAACCTTCCCGCCAGCTTAACCCCCCTGAGGTTAAGACCGACCACCAGAGCCTCCAGAATTATTATCCAGGCCAGGGCGGGAATCCAGGGAACCGCAGCTACCAGCACCTGAGACAAGACGTAGCTCTCGGCGCCGATAACGCTGGCCACCACACCCATGTAGACCAAGGAGGCGGTAACGGCCACCCGTTCGTTGAAAGCCCGTGCCAGGTAGAGCCGGATACCGGCGGCGGAGGGAAGCATCCCGTTCAGTTCCGAGAAACAGGCTGCGGCCAGGAGGCACAGGATCCCGCTCACGAGAATGGCCAGCCAGGCGGCGTTTCCCGCCAGATAGTGGGCGACCTGGGCCGCAGCCACAAAGCAGGAGCTGGCCAGGGTCAGGCCGGCGCTGGTGGATACGATGGTGGGAAGGGAGAGAACCCGTTTTAGTCTCAAAATCTATTCACCCCAAATCATCAGCGATATGAAGTCCAGCCGCATAACGTCTTCTTCCGTACCCAGTACTTTCAGGGTACCGTTAAGGTAGGGCTCGGTGGGCGTTATTCGTCCGGAGAACAGCTCCACCAGAAGGGCGATTTCCGCGCTAACCGTCACGTCCGGCCGGCCGACCTCCCCGCCGCGGTGATCGAGGTAGACCGTACCGTCTCTCACCGTCAGCACATAGCTGGAATCGGCGTCCGTAGCCTGGACCAGAATGTCGCGGTCCCAATCCAGGAGTAACCGGCGCAACTGAGGATCGGCGTTACAGCGATCCCGGAAGTCGGCCAGGCATTCCCCCAGTTCCTCGTGCGTGGCCACGATTTCACCACCCCGCCTAGTTTAGCCTTTCCAGCCGCGGCTCTAACCTCAGTTTTTCCAGGAGATCCAAGTAGTCTTCGGCCGTGATCTCTTCCCAGCGCTTGCCCAACAGAGCCACCAGCACCGCTTCCAGCACGTTGGTGCCGAAGGAGCGGCCTCCCAACTCCGGGGTGGTGGTTACCAGCCACTTGACCCCCTGCTCCCGCAAGGTTTGCACGTCCTTCTGGGTAACCGTATTGGTCAGGATCGTCTTCTGTTCCAGACGGTCGGGAGAGTATCGTTTGATGAAGTGGAAATCCCCGGCAATTACTTCCGCTTGCTCAAAGTAGGCGGCAAACTTGGCCGCGTTGGCGGCCTTTTCCTCCTGCTTCTTCCCCGTGGGGTAGAGCATATGAAAAGGCATTTTTGCCATTTCGGGCAGGAGCTTCTTGGCCATCTTGGCCAGTTCTTCCAGACCCTCAATGGGGTAAGGTACGCCGGCCGCAAACATGAGATCTCCGCATATCAACCGGCAGCCCACTCCGGCCAAGGCCTCGGCCATGCCGAAGCGATCCACCGCACTGACCATCAACACCCGCGTACCCGGCTCCAGGAGGCCCCTGTCCCTGAGGAAATACACCGCCTGCCTCTCCAAGGTGTTCTTCAGGCCGCTACCGTCCACCACGGGCGTAAAGCGCGCGCATTCCATTAAACGCAGACCGTCCCGGAGGGCGTAGCGTTCTCCGGCGGCGTACAGGTAAACGTCAATCCCTCCGAGGCCGATGGCATCCACCCGGCCGTCGAGTTCCCGGATCAGTTGCTGGGCCCGCTCAAAATCCCCGTCCGTCCCCACCCGGCTGACGATAAACTCTTGGCCCAAAAACTCCGCTACCACCTCGTGATCGCGGCTAGAAGAACCCAGGCTTACGCTTACTACTTTCCGCACCTATGTATCCCCCCGTTTATAAGGAAAAGCTAGTTGCGCCGGAAGGCGCTTCACTAGCTTCCCCTGGACCTCGGCCTTTCGGCCCCAGCCATGATAAGTGAGCCGTGAAATTGCTAGCTATCTCTTCTCTCCAGGTACCTTTCCAGCTTCCGCTTCACCCGTTGCAGGGCATTATCAATGGACTTCACGTGACGCTTCAGGGACAAGGCTATCTCTTGGTAAGACTTCCCTTCAAGGTATGAGACCAGCACTTGCCATTCTAGCGAACTCAGTATTTCCCCCATCTTCTCTTCGATATCATCGAACTCTTCCCGGCTGATGATCAGCTCCTCCGGGTCGCTGATCCGGGTGCCGGAAATAATATCCATCAGAGTGCGGTCGGAGTCCTCGTCGTAGATGGGCTTGTTGAGAGAGACGTAGGAATTCAGGGGGATATGCTTTTGCCTGGTAGCGGTCTTGATGGCGGTGATGATCTGACGGGTGATGCACAACTCGGCAAAGGCCCGGAAGGAGGACAGCTTTTCGCCCCGAAAGTCCCGGATGGCCTTATAGAGCCCGATCATACCTTCCTGGATGATGTCTTCCCGGTCTGCCCCGATGAGAAAGTAGGACCTCGCCTTGGCCCTTACGAAGTTCTTGTATTTGTTGATTAGATATTCCTGCGCCTCGTCGTTTCCCGCCTGAGCCAGCTCAACGATTTCCTCGTCCTCCATCATCTCGTAGGGCTCGACGGCCTGCCTCTGAACGGTAGCGCTCATAACCTCGCCTCCACTACCGGGAGTTGCCGTTATACCAAGCTACCAGTCTCAATCTATGCTAGAGTAAGGCGCATATAAGCCTTGAATGGGCAAAATGGAGGCGCAAGCTTGTCTTGCCGCACCTATTATAGCGAATGGGGTCACCGAAATCAAGGCAAATTATTCATAAAACAACGCTGACGTACTACTTCGTACAGGGCAACTGCGGCGGCGGCAGACGCGTTCAGGGAGTTCACCCGTCCCAGCATGGGCAGCCGGGCCAGGTAATCGCACTTCTCCCTAACCAGCCGACGCAACCCCCGCGCCTCGCCGCCCACCACCAACGCCAGGGGCACCCTCAAATCCAGGGAAAAAAGGTTATGCTCACCGTCGGCGCTGAGCCCTACCACCCTCAGCCCCAGGTCTTTCACTTCCCCCAAGGCCCGGGCCAGGTTCGTCACCCGGGCAACCCGGACGTAGGCGACGGCCCCGGCGCTGGCCCGGGCAACCGCGGCGGTAACCGGCGCCGCCCGCCTGGCCGGCACTACCACCGCCCCTACCCCGGCCGCCTCGGCCGTGCGCAGAAGGGCACCCAGGTTCTGGGGGTCCTCGATCTGGTCCAGGGCCAGAAGCAGGGCCGGGCCCTGACCTCGAGCCAGGTCGGCCACGACTTCCGACCAGGATGCGTAGGAAGTGGGAGCAACCCGGGCTGCCACCCCCTGCGAGGGCAAGGAACCGGACAGACGTCGCAGGTAGTCCCGGTCTACCTTTTGCACCGGAACCCGGTACTGGCGGGCCAACTCCAGGATTTCCCTGACCTCCGGCCGCCGGACGCCATCCGCGACCCAAATCCTGTTCAGGGTGCGGCCCGCCCGCAGGGCCTCCAGCACCGGGTGTATTCCCACCAGCAGGTCTTCCGCCAACCCTCACCCTTCCTCTCCCTTGGCCTCCTGACCCACGGTGGGGAAATAGGGGGCCAGCCAGGGTTCCCTTTCTACAATCAGGTAGGCAAAACGGTCCAGCAGCTCTCGGATCTCCCACTGGGCTCCCGGGGTCAGCACCCGCTTCTGGTAGACGTCCAGGAGCGAACGCAGATTGAGGGTGGTGACGAAGTTGGTGGCCGCTCCCCCGGGCAGAAGAAACCGGGCGTCTTCTCTCTTTATACCCAGGGCCAGCAGGCGCTCGTACGCCCGTTGCGCCGCACCAAGCTGCTGGTAGAAAACCTCCCTGGCCTGAGGATCGGAGGCGATCTGGGGCGGAACCACGTGGGCGAACAGCCCTTCCTCGCCTCGACCGGCCGCCCGCACGTGGCGCTGCGACTGCACGGAAATGCTCACACCGATCCGGTGGCGCGTGTACTGGGCCAGCAGGGTACGGGATACGCCCGCCACCGCGAAGGTCATGGTGCAGTGTTCGGTCACGCTGAGATGGCCGGCCCGGATGACCCGGTCGACCAAACGCAGCATGTCCTCCCGGGGCACCTCCTGTTCCCAGAGTTCTAAAGGTGAGGAGGGGCTGTAGCAGGTGCGGGCGGCACACCAAATCATGCGTAAGAAATCAGGGGTACAGGATAATAGCCTTACCTCCACGGCGTCCCCCCCCTCTAGCCCAGGTGCCACCGGGTTCCCGCAGGCGTATCCTCCACCACGACTCCCAGTTGGTTGAGCCGCTGCCGGAGGCGGTCGGCGGTGGCCCAATCCCGTTCTTCCCGCGCGCGGGCACGCAACTCCAGCAGGAGTTCCACCAGTTCCGGCACCAGCTCCGATTTCGGTTCGGCACTCTTCTCCTTCTCGGCGGGGAGGATGCCCAGCACCCCTCCCGCCGTTTCCTCCAGGACTTCCCGCACCCGAGCCAGACCAGACAGGCGATCGGGCGGCATACCCTGGATCAGGCGGTTTATTTCGTGGGCGAAGTCGAACAGGGCGGCCAGCGCCGCCGCTGTATTGCAGTCGTCGTCCATGGCCTGGACAAACCGCTGCCGGTATTCGTCTACCGCGCCCACCAGTTCGTCCGGCCGGGCCGGTTTCTCTGCCGCCGGTGGCGGTGGCTCGGTCGCCGAACCCAGCGCGGCATTCAGCCGGCCCAGCCGCTCCCACGCCCTCCGGGCCTCTTCCAGCTTGTCCGGATCAAAATCCAGGGGGGTACGGTAGTGGGTGGACAGCAGATAAAACCGGAGCAGGGGTCCGGGATAGCGTTCCAGGAGTTCCCGTACCAGAAAGAAGTTGCCCTGGGACTTGGACATTTTCTCTTCCCGTACGGTTATAAAGCCGTTGTGAACCCAACAACGGGCAAAAGGCTTGCCGGTATAGCACTCGGCCTGGGCGATTTCGTTTTCGTGGTGGGGGAAGATCAGGTCTGCCCCCCCACCGTGGAGGTCGAACTCCGGGCCCAGGTAATGCAGGGCCATGGCCGCGCATTCGCTGTGCCAGCCGGGTCGCCCCCGTCCCCACGGGCTCTCCCAACCGGGCTCTTCCGGCTCCGCCTGCTTCCACAAGGCAAAGTCCAGCGGGTCCTGCTTGCGGGCGTCGATCTCCAGACGCGCTCCGGCCTGCATCTCCTCCAGGGAGCGTCCGGAGAGTTTGCCGTAACCGGCAAAGCGCCGCACGGAGAAATACACGTTCCCCCCGACCTGATAGGCAAACCCGTGAGCCACCAGGGCCTCGATCATGCCGATGATGAGGTCCACGTGCTGGCTCACCTGGGGATGGATCGTAGCCGGCCTTACTCCTAGGAGGTGGGCGTCCCGAAAATACTCTCCTATATAGTGGCGGGCGATTGCCTCCGGAGGCCTTCCTTCCTCTCGCGCCCGGGCGATGATCTTGTCGTCGATGTCGGTGAAGTTCTGGACCAGAATTACCGGATAGCCTCGGTATTCGAGGTAGCGACGCAAGGTATCGAAGAAGACCATGGGTCGGGCGTTGCCCAAATGAATGAGATTGTAGGTGGTAGGGCCGCAGACGTACATGCGCACTACCGGGGGCCTAGCCGGACTGAACCTTTCTTTCCTCCGCGTGAGGGTGTTGTACAGGAATATTTCCACCCAGCTGCACCTCCAACTCCATAAGCCTGCGCTCCAGCCGTTCGATCTGCCACTGCAGACTGACCAGCATCTCCCCTACCGGGTCGGGCAGTTGGTCGTGGCGCAAATCTATGGGCGAGGGTGAGGCATCGGCTACGTGCCGACCCTCCCGCACTACGATCTTGCCCGGCACGCCCACGACCGTACAGTTGGCCGGGACGTCCCGCAGCACCACCGATCCCGCCCCGATCTTCACGTTGTCTCCGATGGTTATATTGCCCAGTACCTTGGCCCCGGTGCTGATTACGACCTTGTTGCCGATGGTGGGGTGGCGCTTGCCCTTTTCCTTGCCCGTACCGCCCAGGGTAACGCCCTGATAGATGGTAACGTCATCCCCGATTTCGGTCGTTTCACCGATCACCACGCCCATGCCGTGATCGATAAACAGGCGCCGGCCGATCTTGGCACCGGGGTGGATCTCGATCCCGGTCAGGAAACGATTGAGCTGGGAGATCAGCCGGGCCAGCAGCACCAAGCGGTGGCGATACAGCCAGTGGGCCACCCGGTGGAGGAGGATGGCGTGGAAACCGGGATAGCAGAGAACGACCTCCAGCGTGCTGCGGGCCGCAGGGTCCCGTTCGAAGACCACCCGGATATCCTCTCTGAGTCGTTCAAACACCCCCGCCACCGTGCTCTCCTCCCAATCCAATTAACAAAAAACCCGGGCTCGACCTACTCGCTCCTGCCGGCTTTCGGCCGTCCGGCTTTGCACTTGCTCCCCGCCACTGCGGGTTCGGCGCCATTATAATCGCCGCCTTGGCGCCCTGTCAAGGCCGGACCTGCTAACGGATCCCCGCCTCTTGGCCCTGGCAATTTGTCCTGGAAATCCCAGTTCCCCCTCGTAC
This Clostridia bacterium DNA region includes the following protein-coding sequences:
- the thyX gene encoding FAD-dependent thymidylate synthase; its protein translation is MEVRLLSCTPDFLRMIWCAARTCYSPSSPLELWEQEVPREDMLRLVDRVIRAGHLSVTEHCTMTFAVAGVSRTLLAQYTRHRIGVSISVQSQRHVRAAGRGEEGLFAHVVPPQIASDPQAREVFYQQLGAAQRAYERLLALGIKREDARFLLPGGAATNFVTTLNLRSLLDVYQKRVLTPGAQWEIRELLDRFAYLIVEREPWLAPYFPTVGQEAKGEEG
- a CDS encoding quinate 5-dehydrogenase, encoding MRKVVSVSLGSSSRDHEVVAEFLGQEFIVSRVGTDGDFERAQQLIRELDGRVDAIGLGGIDVYLYAAGERYALRDGLRLMECARFTPVVDGSGLKNTLERQAVYFLRDRGLLEPGTRVLMVSAVDRFGMAEALAGVGCRLICGDLMFAAGVPYPIEGLEELAKMAKKLLPEMAKMPFHMLYPTGKKQEEKAANAAKFAAYFEQAEVIAGDFHFIKRYSPDRLEQKTILTNTVTQKDVQTLREQGVKWLVTTTPELGGRSFGTNVLEAVLVALLGKRWEEITAEDYLDLLEKLRLEPRLERLN
- the sigH gene encoding RNA polymerase sporulation sigma factor SigH, whose translation is MSATVQRQAVEPYEMMEDEEIVELAQAGNDEAQEYLINKYKNFVRAKARSYFLIGADREDIIQEGMIGLYKAIRDFRGEKLSSFRAFAELCITRQIITAIKTATRQKHIPLNSYVSLNKPIYDEDSDRTLMDIISGTRISDPEELIISREEFDDIEEKMGEILSSLEWQVLVSYLEGKSYQEIALSLKRHVKSIDNALQRVKRKLERYLERRDS
- the cysE gene encoding serine O-acetyltransferase produces the protein MFERLREDIRVVFERDPAARSTLEVVLCYPGFHAILLHRVAHWLYRHRLVLLARLISQLNRFLTGIEIHPGAKIGRRLFIDHGMGVVIGETTEIGDDVTIYQGVTLGGTGKEKGKRHPTIGNKVVISTGAKVLGNITIGDNVKIGAGSVVLRDVPANCTVVGVPGKIVVREGRHVADASPSPIDLRHDQLPDPVGEMLVSLQWQIERLERRLMELEVQLGGNIPVQHPHAEERKVQSG
- a CDS encoding APC family permease; amino-acid sequence: MRLKRVLSLPTIVSTSAGLTLASSCFVAAAQVAHYLAGNAAWLAILVSGILCLLAAACFSELNGMLPSAAGIRLYLARAFNERVAVTASLVYMGVVASVIGAESYVLSQVLVAAVPWIPALAWIIILEALVVGLNLRGVKLAGRFQDVVTYSLVSSLLFFAFLALGRQGFSVPEPLVTGGAVNLINAVALGVFLFIGFEWVTPLAEEVTKIKLISRGMFLAIGLLSVTYALFTVGMSSTVDPDLLSATPAPQLLFAERLLGKLGVGWMVALSLAASVTTFNAGLLSLSRFIYASAREHVLPSALARINRRYFTPWTAILAVFAFALVVSITVYLTRRYLVLVNVGAATEALIYVLAALAVWALRRREPDAPRPYRVPAGRLLPWVVVVVFGLLAAAVLGQDLAALAYLAGTVVAGWLYVRWAVPVLKERARARRSTARLRQAEMVPSGRPSR
- a CDS encoding GTP-binding protein; the encoded protein is MGKQRFERTKPHVNVGTIGHVDHGKTTLTSAITYILAKEGKARATAFEEIDKAPEERERGITIATAHIEYETDKRHYAHVDCPHAPDSL
- the cysS gene encoding cysteine--tRNA ligase; this translates as MFLYNTLTRRKERFSPARPPVVRMYVCGPTTYNLIHLGNARPMVFFDTLRRYLEYRGYPVILVQNFTDIDDKIIARAREEGRPPEAIARHYIGEYFRDAHLLGVRPATIHPQVSQHVDLIIGMIEALVAHGFAYQVGGNVYFSVRRFAGYGKLSGRSLEEMQAGARLEIDARKQDPLDFALWKQAEPEEPGWESPWGRGRPGWHSECAAMALHYLGPEFDLHGGGADLIFPHHENEIAQAECYTGKPFARCWVHNGFITVREEKMSKSQGNFFLVRELLERYPGPLLRFYLLSTHYRTPLDFDPDKLEEARRAWERLGRLNAALGSATEPPPPAAEKPARPDELVGAVDEYRQRFVQAMDDDCNTAAALAALFDFAHEINRLIQGMPPDRLSGLARVREVLEETAGGVLGILPAEKEKSAEPKSELVPELVELLLELRARAREERDWATADRLRQRLNQLGVVVEDTPAGTRWHLG
- the rlmB gene encoding 23S rRNA (guanosine(2251)-2'-O)-methyltransferase RlmB, whose product is MAEDLLVGIHPVLEALRAGRTLNRIWVADGVRRPEVREILELARQYRVPVQKVDRDYLRRLSGSLPSQGVAARVAPTSYASWSEVVADLARGQGPALLLALDQIEDPQNLGALLRTAEAAGVGAVVVPARRAAPVTAAVARASAGAVAYVRVARVTNLARALGEVKDLGLRVVGLSADGEHNLFSLDLRVPLALVVGGEARGLRRLVREKCDYLARLPMLGRVNSLNASAAAAVALYEVVRQRCFMNNLP
- a CDS encoding SCP2 sterol-binding domain-containing protein — its product is MATHEELGECLADFRDRCNADPQLRRLLLDWDRDILVQATDADSSYVLTVRDGTVYLDHRGGEVGRPDVTVSAEIALLVELFSGRITPTEPYLNGTLKVLGTEEDVMRLDFISLMIWGE